DNA from Candidatus Cloacimonas acidaminovorans str. Evry:
GAATGTCTACAGTTCCGGAAGTTATAACAGCACGCCATTCAGGGCTTAAAGTTCTTGCCTATTCAATTGTGACTAACTATAGTAATCTGTTTCATAATTTGGCACATAGTCAAGAAGAAATTCAAAGAATTGCCAATATATCAGGAAAGCAGCTACAAAAGCTAATAGCAGAATTGATTTTAAGGTTAACAAGGACTTTTTCATTGACATCATAATTGGTATTATAATGTTTGGATAATTTGATTTTTAAAAGAGCAAAACCGAAGGAGAATAAAATGGCAACAAAGAAGTTACCGCCTGAAAAACTGAAACACTACGAAGAAGTTATTCGGGCTGAATTAGAGGAAAGTATTGCTTATATTGAAAGCATCAATAAAGAACAAAGTTTAGGTGCTCGTGAAAGTAGCGGTGATCTTTCCAGCTATGCTTTTCATCAAGCAGATCAAGGTTCGGATACTAATCTTATGGAACAGTCGGTTATGATGCTGGAAAGCGAGAGAGAAAAAATTCGTCAGCTGAATGAAGCACTGCAAAGAATAAGTGATGGAACCTACGGTATTTGTGAATTTTGCGGTGAATTTATTCAGGAAAACCGTTTGGAAATTATTCCTTATGCCACCTGCTGTGTTGCCTGTAAAGAGAAAAACGAAGACAAAAAAAGGCGGCAAAAGCGTTGAAACAACCTCGTACACAGTTAAAAACGGCTCCAGCTTATTTTATTATGCTGCTGATTTTAGTTTTGGATCAATTAACCAAAACCTTGGTGCGAGTAAATATGGAAATGTATGAACGCATTCCTTTGTTGCAAAATTTATTTGGTGATACCTTTATTTTAATTAGAGTGCAAAATAGCGGTGCTGCCTTTTCTTTTGGTTTTGGTAGTGACTTAGTTAACCGTATTATTTTTATCTGTGTAACGGTTCTGGTAGTAGGCATTATTATTTATTTATTACATTATGCTCAACACAAGATTCAAGTTATCGCTTTTGGT
Protein-coding regions in this window:
- a CDS encoding TraR/DksA family transcriptional regulator, translating into MATKKLPPEKLKHYEEVIRAELEESIAYIESINKEQSLGARESSGDLSSYAFHQADQGSDTNLMEQSVMMLESEREKIRQLNEALQRISDGTYGICEFCGEFIQENRLEIIPYATCCVACKEKNEDKKRRQKR
- the lspA gene encoding signal peptidase II, translating into MKQPRTQLKTAPAYFIMLLILVLDQLTKTLVRVNMEMYERIPLLQNLFGDTFILIRVQNSGAAFSFGFGSDLVNRIIFICVTVLVVGIIIYLLHYAQHKIQVIAFGLILGGALGNLIDRVLFGPVTDFFSMDFPDFIMERFPVFNIADSSIFIGVVLMIIDMLFIKDKPSPLPETGEHIEISEINKEL